Within the Pirellulales bacterium genome, the region CGACGAAGACGAGTTCGCTGAAAAGGAAATCGAGCGGCTGCTGAACGAGTCGGCCGTCGTCGTCGAAGGGCATTACGGAATCGACGTCATCACGCACATGTGCCTCGAGCCTCACGGCGCCACGGTGCAGTGGGAGGGCGACAAGCTCATCGCGTACCTGTCGACGCAAAACGTCTCGGGCACGGCCGGCCAATTCGCCAGCCCGCTGGGCGTGACGGCGGGCGACGTGACCGTGATTTGCGATTTCATCGGCGGCGGATTCGGCAGCAAGTTCCAGGTCGACAACTTCAACGTCACTGCGGCCAAGATCGCCAAGGAAACAGGCCGGCCGGTGAAGCTGATGCTCGATCGCGATATTGAGCTGAAAACCGCCGGCTGCCGCCCGAGCGGCTACATCGACGTCCGCGTCGGCGCCGACAAGGACGGAGTGGTGAAGGTGTGGGACTCGCAGCACTGGGGCACCTTCGGCGCAACGGCCGGCGGTGTGGACCAGGGTGTGATTCCATACGTCTTCAATCCCAAGAACCGCCGCCGCCGCGCAACCCCCATCATCACCAATGCCAGCCCGTCGCGGGCCTGGCGGGCGCCGAATCATCCGCAAGCCTGCGCGATGAGCCAGACGGCCTACGACGATATCGCGGCGAAGCTCGGGCTGAACAGCTACGACGTTTTCCTGCGAAATCTGCCGAGCGTCTCGAACGAAAAGCAGGACGTCTACAAGGCCCAGATGGAAATCGCGGCCAAGCTGATCGGCTGGAAAGACAAGTGGCACCCGCACGGCAAGGGCCCGAAGAAAGGCTCGGTCGTCAGCGGCCTGGGCATGGCCATCCACACCTGGGGTGGCGGCGGACAGCCGTCGAATACGCTAATCACGATCCACCCCGACGGCGGCGTCGAAGCAACGCTCGGCAGCCAGGATCTGGGGACCGGCACACGCACGGCCATCGGCATCATCACGGCCGAAACGTTCGGCCTGCCGCTGGCGGCCGTGAAAGTGAATATCGGCAGCTCGAAATACCCGCCGAGCGCCGCCTCGGGCGGCAGCGTCACGATCGCCAGCGTGAGCGAATCGACGCGCCGCGCGGCGCAGGACGCGCTGGCCAAGATCTTCGAGCTGGCGGCCAAGAAGCTCGAAACAGAGCCAGACAATCTCGAAGCCAAGGATGGCCGCATCCTGGTTAAAGCCGACGCCAAGAAGTCGCTTTCCTGGAAAGAGGCGTGCAGCCTGCTGGGCATGATGCCACTGGAAGTCAAAGGCGAATTTAAACGCCGCGACGATCAGGGGCTCTCCAGCTCGCAAGTCGGCGGCGTGCAAATGGCCGAGGTCGAGGTCGACCGCGACACCGGCGTCGTGCGCATGAAGAAATTCGTCCTCGTGCAGGACATGGGCCTGGTGATCAATCCCAAGTGCGCCAAAAGCCAGATGTACGGCGCCGCCATCATGGGCATCGCCTATGCGCTGTTCGAACAGCGCATTCTCGATCCCACGAGCGGCGCCTTCTTGAACGCCGAGATCGCCGACTACAAGTTGCCGCGCCTGGGTGACATCGGCGAGATTGTCGTCGAGATTTACGAGCCCGACAGCGAATACAGCCGCGGCGTGGTCGGGCTGGGCGAACCGCCCGTGATCAGCCCGGGCGCCACGATCTCGAACGCCGTGTGCAACGCCCTGGGCGTGCGCGTCCCGGTTCTTCCCTTGACACCGAAGCGGGTCCTCGAAGCCCTGGAAAGAGCGAGGAAAGCCTGATGAAACCTTTTGAATATGCGGCACCAACCGATGCCACGGGCGTGCTGGAACTATTGGACGACGACGCCGAAGCGACGGCCCTATTGGCCGGCGGCACCGATCTCGTTCCGCTCATGGCCAAGATGATTGTCACGCCGCGGCGCGTGGTGAACATCACCGAAGTGGCGAGCTTGCGCGGCATTTCGGCCGATTCGCAAGGTGTTTCGATTGGCGCAACGACCACGCTCGACGAGCTGTTCGACTCGCCCGAGCTCGATCAATTCCCCTCGATCCGCCAGGCGATCGACGGCATCAACAGCGATACCTTGCGAGCGCAAGGGACGATTGGCGGCGAGCTGTTGCAGCGCCCGCAATGCTGGTACTTCCGCGGTGGGCACGGCCTGCTGGCTGAATCCGGCAAGCGCATCGTCGAGGGCGACAGCCGGTACCACGCGATTTTTGGTAACGCCGGACCGGCGAAGTTTGTCTCGCCGTCGCGCATCGCGCCGGCCTTGATCGCCTTGGGGGCCCAGGTGCGGATCATCGGCCCCAGCGACCAGGAACAGGCCACCATCCCGGTCGAAGCCTTGTTCCGGACGCCGCGCGACGGCCGCCAGCGCGAACACGTGATCGGCCCGAACCAGTTGCTCACGCACATCCTTTTGCCGGCGCGGGGATTGGCCAACGCCACGTACGAAGTACGGCAGTCGGCCGGACCCGATTTCCCGCTCGTCGGCGCCGCGGCCAGCCTGCGAATCGACAACGGCGTCGTGCGCGACGCCACGATCGTGCTCGGGCAAGTGGCGCCAACGCCGTGGGTCTCGTACGCGGCGGCACAAGCGATCATTGGTCAACCGGTGGACTTCGATACGGCGAGCGCCGCCGGCGAGGCCGCGATCGAAGCCGCCACCCCGCTAGCCGACAACGCCTACAAAGTGCGCCTGGCAAGCGTCGCGGTCCGCCGCGCGATCTTGCGGGCTGCGGGCCTGGAGACCGGGGGAATCGAAATCTAACGCCGTCGCGCGATCACCGTGCGATGATCGGCCTCTTTTCAGCAAGGAATCACAGCATGTCGACACTCGAAAGCCAACCGGTCGACGCGGCCGGCGCCTGCCAGCACTTGCGTTCGAAAGGGATGTACATCACCGGCTGTCAAAACCCGGCGGTCGAGGACGGCCAGGTCGGCGACGGCCACTGCTGGTGCAACGTGACGCAGCACGCCTTGGGCCCCGACGACAACTTCGTCGAGCGCAACCTGTGCATCGCCGGACGCCGCTGCTTCGTCGCCCCTGTTTGAAAACTGAATGGCACCACGGAGAAGAAATGCAGAAGTAAGAATGCAGAATGATAAATGAACTGCCGCGGCGGCGACCTACGCATCGTTCATCATTTTGCATTCATCATTTTCTTTCTTTTCCGTGTCCCCGTGGTGAATCTGTCTTTTTTTCCCCCCGCGAACCCGCCTGCCGCACTTGGAGCCTGCACCATGCGTCACCTCTCACACGTGATCTGTCTGCTTGGCCTTGTTAGCATGACACCCGCTGCCGCACGGGCCGCGGACAACCAGCCGGCCACGGTGGTACCCGTGCCGCGCGATGGCGGCTGGATGCAGCGGCAGGAGCTGATCAATAGCCGCGCGAAGCCGGGCGAGGTCGACGTGATCTTCCTCGGCGACTCGATCACCCAAGCCTGGGAAGGTCCTGGCAAAGAGGCGTGGGCCAAGTATTACGGCGACCGCAAGGCGATGAACGCGGGCATCGGCGGCGACCGCACGCAGCACGTCTTGTGGCGGCTCGATAACGGCAATATCGCCGGCATCACGCCCAAGCTCGCCGTGATCATGATCGGCACGAACAACTCGGGCACTGACTCGCCGGAAGACATTGCCGCCGGCATCAAGGCCATCGTCGCCAAGCTGCGCGACAAGCTTCCGCAGACGAAGATCCTGCTTTTGGGCATCTTCCCCCGCGGTGCCGATCCGAACGATGACAAGCGGAAGGTGAACATCAAGGCCAACGAACTGGCCAAGACCGTGGCCGACGACAAGAACGTGTTTTATCTCGATATCGGTCCGAAGTTCCTCGCGGCCGATGGCACGCTGTCGAAAGAGATCATGCCCGATCTGTTGCACCTCAGCCCACAGGGCTACGAGATTTGGGCCAGCTCGATCGAGCCGGCCGTCTGCGAATTGCTGGGCGACAAGCCGCACGGGAAGTAACGGGAGCATGGCCTCCAAACGGAAGGGATAATCCACAGGTTTCGCGGATCGGCGATGGCGATTACGGCGACAAAGGCGTTTCGTAATCCAAGAATGTCGATCCGTGCAGCCGAGACGGCCGCACCACAATTGGTGTCGCATCGACATCCTACTGTGGTGCAGGCGTCTCGCCTGCATTCTTTGTGCAGCAGGACAACCTGAACGGCCCTCGGCAAAATGTTTGGGCTGTCCGTCGGCGCTGGCGCCTTCGTCTTTCTTCCCGATCTGTGAAATCTGCGCAATCCGCGGATGCACTCCGCTGCTGTCAGTCACCCCGCCTAGAACGATCGCAATCGGGCTTGCGGCCGAAGCGATTTTGCAGGCCCAGTTTGAAGATCACGCGCACGGCGGTACGGGCTTCGTGCATGTTGATCTTCGAATGTCCCTTCACCCGGTCGACGAAGACGATCGGCGTTTCGGCAATGCGGCAGCCGAGACGCTTGACGCGCCACAGGAATTCTTCGTGAAACGAGTAGCCGGTCGAAATGATTTGGCTGAAATCGAGCTGGGCTAACCGCGCCACGCGATAGGCGCGGAAGCCCCCACTGCAATCGCGGGCCCGCAATCCGAGCATCAGGCGCGTGTAGACGTTCACGGCGCGGCTCATCAGCCGGCGGCGCAGCGGCCATCCTTCGACTCCGCCGCCCGGCACATAGCGCGAGCCGATCACGACATCGGCCGCCGCGTCGCCTTCCAACCCCGCCAGCAAATCGCGAATGTAGCGCGGGTGGTGGCTGAAGTCGGCGTCCATCGATACCACGGCGTCGTAGCCGTGTTCGATCGAATAGCGCAAACCTGCAACGACGGCGCTCCCCTGCCCTTGCTTGCCGGGTCGGGCGAGCAGCTTCAAGCGTGGTTCGCCCGTGGCACGCTCGCGAACCCAGGCACCGGTGCCGTCGGGCGAATTGTCGTCAACGACCAGCAGGTCGACCTGTGGCGCGTGCGCGAAAACTTCATCGACCAAAGAAGGCAGATTCTCGCGCTCATTATAGGTCGTGACGACAACCAGGGTCCGCGTCATGATCCGCTCGAAGGCCGGCGGTCAGGCCGGAGCCGGGTGCAATTACTGCCACGTGATTGAGGAGGCGTGCCCGTCGTCCCGCGATGCTTGTTGTCCACCCTAGTTCAAGACTCTTGCCGCGGGCGAGCGACGACGGCCAGGCCATTCCCCATCCCCAGGGTCACGGTTCCCAGCGGGAGCACGTGTACGTCCTCGATCGCGAAGACGTTTCCGATTGTTGCGAGCATGGCGCGGCAATCGAATCCGAGGTGTGAGTAAATATAACGGCAATCGTTCAAGTTGGCGCTTGCCTGCCGCGGCACCGGCAAGCCGAAGAACGCCCGGGCGGTGCTCGAGAGCGAGGGATAAGGATCGCCCCCGGTGGTAATCCGGTAGACGTTCTTCGCCAGCGACATGGCGCCGTGCTCGATGGGGAAGGTGAACAGGCACAGACCATCGGCAGCCAGAGCGACGCGAATGTCCAAGAGCGCCGCCTCGAGTTCGACCGGCGGCAGGTGTTCCAGCACCTCCAGACATGCCACGCGGTCGAACGTGCCCGGCAGCATGTCCAGTTCGCGAGTCACGAGCACGTTGGGGCAATCCGCCAGGCGATGTCGTGCCTGGCTGAACAGATCGTCGGCCGGATCGAAGGCCACGATCTGCGTTTGAGGAAATCTCTTGCTGATGCGGCGCGAGAGCTCGCCGCTGCCGCAGCCGTAATCGAGCACGCGGCTCCGCGGGCCGAGGCGAAGCAACTTGACCGATGCTTCGAGCCGCGATCGATGCAGCCAACGCTTGACGGGATTGCGGCTGTTAACGGTGTTTTTCGAGTAGTCCACGTTGCCCATCCGTGTGCGATGGAATGTGATTTCCGTATCACGGTTCCGACGGGGCAGAATCTTAGCAGCACTCGGCGTGACGTGTCCACCGCACGCCGCGCCTGGATTTTTTCGCAGAAATAGAGAGCATCCGTACGGCTAATCGCCCCGCCCATTGCGGCACTTCCCCGGCAAACAAGCGAGTCTACCGGCACTTCGGCAAAATCGCCGGAAGGCGCAGCATGCAGTGGTTGCGGGCACTTGCAGGCGAGCTCGGACGCTGACCAAATTGCCGCCGCAGCGCCCTGCCAGGAGTGCGGCTGGGTGCCTATAATCAAGCGATTCCGGCCAACCGTTCGCTTCCCGCCCCTTTCCGCTCCGATGATTTGTCGCGCCGCGCCGTTCGAGCACGCTACCTCGGCGTCCCGCGTGGACTCGAGGAACAGTGATCCCGCGCGCGACGGCGCCACGTATGATCTCGCCTTCTGGCTGACGTACGTCGCGAATCTTTCGATCATGATCGGGCACAGCCTGCTGTTTCGCTATGCCGACGTCGTCTTCTTTCTCGGCGGCAGCGAGCTGCTGTTGGGCACCATCGTGGGCGTGGGCATGATCGGCAGCCTGGCCATGCGCTTGGCCCAGGGCGTCGGCATCGATCGCTACGGCCCGCGAAAAATGTGGATCGTCTCCGGCTTAATGTTCGTGACCAGTTGCCTGGGCCACTTGTTGGTTACGAGCGCCGAAAGCCCGCTGATTTTTCTGTTGCGCATCCTCTACGCCTGCGCATTTGCCGGCTTCTTCGGCGCGTCGATTACGTTTATCTCGGCGCGGGCGCCGGTATCGCGCCTTGCCGAAATGGTCGGTATGCTCGGCACGTCAGGCTTTCTCGCCATGGTGCTTGGGACCTGGCTAGGGGACGTGATGTTGGGCGGCGCGCCCATGACTTGGGGCCGTTTGCAACTGATGTTCGTCGTTTGCGCCGCACTGGGAACGATCAACGTCGTCCTGGCGGTCTTCGCCACGCGGCATGACAGTTTTCAGCGCCGCTCGCGCCACGTCTCGGCCTGGAGCCTGCTGCGGCGCTATCATCCCGGCGCCGTTTTGCTGGTCTCGGCTGCCACCGGGTTCGGCCTGGGGCTGCCGGGCACGTTTTTGCGCCCTTACGCCGAATCGCTGAACATTCCCGGCATCGCGCTGTTCTTCGCCGTCTACGCGCCGACGGCGTTCGCCGCGCGCTTCATGTCCCGCCGACTGCCCGCGCGCCTTGGCAATCGCCGCGTGCTGTATTTAGGGCTGGCGTTCATGGTGACCGGCATGCTGCTGTTTACGCTAGCGAGCAATCAGTGGCTGCTGTGCGTACCAGCGGCAGCGCTCGGCGTGGCGCACGCTCTGTTGTTCCCCTCGGTGATCGCCGAGGGAACAGCGGCGTTTCCGGCGCGCAATCGCGGCCTGGCCACGACGCTGGTGCTGACATTTTTCGACCTGGGAACGCTCGTCGGTTCGCCGATCGCCGGCGGCATCGTCTCTTACGCGCCGCGCGTGGGTCTGCCTGAATTCGGTTCGATGTTCGTTGCCGTGGCGGCCATGATCGGCACGTCAACGATCGTCTACGCCCTATCGCGTGACAAGGCGATATCGGTTGCCCCCCGCCCGACCGCGGCGCTCGCCGCGCTTGGCAAATCGCGCGGCTAGCCCCGCGCTCCACTCGGTACTTTTCTTGGCCCCACACCGCCCCCCTGCGCGCCGAGCTGCCTCCAGAGCGTGAGCGGATGTCGAAAGTTTATGCGGCGGTCTCCGGAAATTCATTTTATTGAAATTATTTGAGCGATACACTTGATTTTATTAAATTCTCGGGTAGCATGCCTTTCAGAAAGTGACTTTTATGCCCGGCGAAATCCGACCCCTGAGTAACGAATGCCCTTATTGCGGCACGGCGATGGCCGTGACGCAGATGAGTTGCAGCCATTGCCGGGTGTCGGTCGAGGCGGAATTCCCCATGTCGCGGCTGGCGGATCTGCCGGTCGAGCATCAGCGGTTCATCGAGATGTTCGTGCTGGCCGGTGGAAACCTCAAGGAAATTGCCGAGCAGGTGGGCGTCTCGTATCCCACGGTCCGCTCGCGGCTCGACAAAGTGATTGAAATGTTGCGCGGCGCCATCTCCAAAACGCAGCGCGTCGAGGGGAGTGTGCTCGACGCCGTCGAGCCGGGGGGCGCCGGCGCGGCCGAAGCGGCGCGAATCATCAAGCGCATTTGATCGCGGAGCAGATTGCATGTCAGCCAACGATCCGTCCAGGTCCAAGCACTCGGGCAACACGTCACGGGAAGAAGCTCAACTCGATCGTGCCATCGAGCGAGCCGACGCCCTGCTATTCAAATCTCTCAAAGGCGACGAGCGGCGGCGGCGCCGCAACTCGGTTCTCTTCATCATGGGAGGTGCAATTATGGTGGCAGGAATTTGCACGATGGCGGCGGTATTGCTTACGGCGTTCCCCCAAAACGCGGCCCAGGGGAACGCGGCGCCCGCCGCCGGGGCGGCTGAACAGGATTTGCTAACGACGGCCGTGGCGGCCGCGAACGATCCCGTGCGCGCCGCGCAACTCTCCCAGGAAGGATGGCAGGCATGGCAGCGCCAGCAATACGAGCCGGCGATCGCCAAATTCAACGAAGCGGTACAACTCGATCCCAAGAACACCGGGGCGTGGAACGGCCTGGGCTGGGCGAGTTTCAACAGTGGCAAATTCGCGCCGGCCGCCGAAGCGTTCAAAAAGTGCGTGGAGATCGATCCCCGGCACGGCGCCGCGCTGAACGGATTAGGCCAGATCGCCCTCGCCGAGCGCAAGTACGACGAAGCCGAGAAGTATTTGAAGAAAGCAGCGGCCGTGCCCGAGGCTTCGGCCGCCTGGTACGGACTGGCGCGGATTTATCTCTTGCAAGGCAAATACGACGAAGCGGCGACGTGGGCCCGAAAGGTCGTCGGCTCGGGCGATGAAGACGGCTCGGGGCAACGCATGTTGGCCGCGGCGAAGGCAAAAAAGGTTCCCGACGATTTGCGGCAGATGCTCGAACCGCCGGCGCGGGGCAACGATCTGGCTCGGGGCTGGCAACTGTTGAACTCTGGTCGCCGCGACGAGGCGAAGGGGGTCTTCGAATCGATCCTGGCGCAAAAGTCTGACGATGCCGCGGCCCTGAACGGCATGGGCTGGCTCTACTTTTTCGGCGGCGATGCCAAGGCCGCGCGGCCGTACTTCGAAAAGGCGCTTGCCGCCGAGCCCTTGGCAGGCGGCGCGATGAATGGTCTGGCACGCTCGCTCAAGGCCGAGGGAGATCTCGACGGCGCCATCAAAATCTGGCAGCAGATGGTCGACAAGGTGCCCCCGCCGCACGACGGGCCGATGTTTTTGGCCGACGCCTACATGGAAAAGGAGGAGTACGGCAAGGCGGTCCCCTTCCTGGAAAAGCTCGCCGCCGCCGAGCCCACAAACAAGCAACTACAGGACAAGCTGGGCCGGGCCAGAGAATTGGCAAAGGCGAAGTAGTGCGCGAGCTGAATGCGATCCGTGCGGGCCGGCTCGCGATGGGCTGGCCCGCCGATCGCGGCCGATTCGGTGGTCACTTCCTATTCCTCGGGAGTTCTCATGGTGCCGCTTGGTCTGAATCGCCGTGGCCTGCTCGGGCTGGCGATGTTGCTTGTGGGTCTGGGGCTTTTGGCCGGCGCCAAGGCCTTGTACGCCCGACGGACCGCACACGTGGCTGTGCCGGCGCTCGATCCCACACAACGCGCGCTAGTCCAAGAGCTAACCCGCGCCCTTCAGAACGGGCGCGGCGAGCTTGGTCCGCTTGCGGATCGGCTCGTCGAGCGTGACGGCCAGAGGGCGATTCCGCTGCTGATCGGCATGATCGACGCGGACAATTCCTACGACACGGTCTATTGGATCGGGCACTTCCAACTGGCGGGATTGACGGGCGTTGCCTTCAGCCCCATCCACGACGGAGCCTGGTGGCGGCGCTGGTGGGAACACCATCGACACGAGTACCCGGCGGACGTACAGGCGATCGCCATTCCTAATCTGCCGAAAACCGAGAACGGTAAGCGTTACAAACCGTTCCCTCCTGAAACGGACACGCTCGAGGGAGAACTGGCGCTCGCTGTGAAGTTGCTCGAGCGCAAGGACGTTCCCTTAGGGGAGCGCGCCCAGGACGGCGAGTGGTATGACGTCGGCATGATCGCCACGGATATCGGCAGGTACGAAGATCCGCACGCCATTCCAAGCCTGATTGGTCTGATCGACGCCGATAATTCGTCCGCGACCATTCATGGGATCGGCCGCTGGGTGCTGGCCCCGCTCACCGGCGTTCGCTATAGCCATTACCACGACGGCGCCTGGTGGCGGGGTTGGTGGGAAAAGCATCGACACGAGTATCCGGCCGATGTGCAGGCGATTCCGATTCCCGATTTACCGAAGACGGCCAGCGGCCGCGCACATCGCCCCTTTCCGGCCGACAGCGACACGCTGCAGGGCAAATTGCGCATGGCCGCGCGGTTGTCGAACGACGCCGCCGCGTTGGCCGCCGATCGCCCGGCGGGCGTGGCGTCAACCGTGTACAGCGACCTGGCGCAGGAAATTGCCAAACATCGCGACCCGCACGCCATCCCTTACCTGATTGGCCTGATCGTGGCCGACAAGACGGGCGGCGGCGCGATCTACGGAGTGGGATACTTCGGCCTGTGCTTCAAGCGCGAGCCGCTCACCGGCGAAGAGTACGACGAGTCGCACGATGCCGCGTGGTGGCTGGCATGGTGGGAGAAGAACAAGTCGCGCTACGCGGCCGATGTGCAAGCGATCGAGATACCTGATTACGCACAGCCGCTGGTTTTCAACTGGCAGGAAAAAGCCAGCGCCGATGCGAGCCCGTGAGGCACGATTAGCCGCGGCGCAGCTTGGCGAACAACTGCGAATACTCTTGCCGATAAGCCCGCGTCGGGGCAGGGCGCGGGCCGGCAATCGTGACCGGGTCGTCCTCGACCACGATCAGGTCGGCGTCGGCACGCGTGTCGGTCCAGGCTGGCGTCTCGGCCATCCCCACGATCTTGGCCGTCTGCACGTACGGCTGCAAAAGCTCGGCCAGAATGCGCCCCTCGGAGCTGTAGACGTGCGGCATTTGCGCCCACACCGAGGCGTGCTCGGTGGAAAATCGTTCCACGACGACTTCTTCTTCCACGAACGATTCGGCGAACGGATTCGACGAATGCGCGAGCTCGACGCTCGTCGCGCGGCGCGGCTGCACGCCGACTTCGATCGAGGTGAGCCGATCGGCCACTGCAGACTTTTCGACAAGCGCCGGCTCGACACGCGCCGGCTCGGCAATCGTGGGCTCTTCGATCGCCGGTTCTGAATCGTCCAGTCCGCTGGCCAGTCGCAGCCCGAGCGTCGCCGGCTCGGCCCGCTCGTACTGTCGCGCCCCTTCCGCGGCATCGTTCGATACCAGCTCGTCGAGTTCGCTGGCGTCCTCGTCGTCGTGAAGCTGGCCGAATTCGATGACGCTGCCCGCCTTCGACGGTTCACTAGCGCCGCTCCAGGGCGTGGGCAATTGCTGCAAGTCGGACCAGGCCTCTTCGACTTCGCGCTCAGTGAGCTGGTGCTGCCGCGCGGTATGCGCGAGCAACAGTGCGTGATCGCACAACTGATTGATCAAGCGCGGTACGCCGTCGCTGGCGCGATAGACGCTTTCGAACGCGGCGTCGGTAAAAATCCGCCGCGCGTCGCCACCGGCCGCCGCGACTTGCGCGCGAATGTAAGCCGTGGTCTCGCCGCGATCCATGGGCTCGAGATAACAACGCGCGGCCGCGCGCTGGCTGAACGATTCGAGCTTGGGGCTGGCCAGGTGCTCTTCCAACAAATGGCTGCCGGCCATGATGAACCGCGCCCGCGGCTGGCCGGCGACCGTGATGTTCGTGATCAGGCGAATTTCTTCCAGCACGCGCGCCGGAAGGGTGTGCGCTTCGTCGGCCACGAGCAACATGCCGGCGGCATCGGCGCGCGTCAGATGATCGACCAGGGCCAGCCGCATGTCGCCGTCGGGCAATCCGCGGCACGGCAGTTCGAGCCCGAACAGGATGGCCTGCAACAGTGCCCGCGGCGAATCGATGCGCGTGGTGCCCAGCATCACGACGTCGAACGTATCTTCGAATTCGCTCGACAGCATCTGGCAGACGAGTGTCTTGCCCGTGCCCGAGGCGCCGACGAGCACGCCCATGCCTTCAGCGCGTTCGATGCAGCGAACCAGCGTGCGGCGCGCGGCCTCGGTCACGCGGGCGGGAAAGTACTGCTCGACACGAGGGGTGGCGGCGAAGGGACGCTGGTTCAAATGGAAGAAAGCTTCGTACATCGTCGCGTGGCCTCGCAGTTCAAACGCCCCGATCAGTGCTAGCAGCGCGCAGAGTGTGGCGCTGCGGTCATCAAGAAGCATTACTTCATTCGGCAGCCGGTCGCCCGGCTCTGCACCTGCGATTAGCATTGGCGATGTTGCCGGCGATCGTTGGCCGCGCGGCTGCCAGCGTGCCCTGTCGTGACCGTGACGCTAGCACGCTAGCGGCGTACAATAGATGGTTCGCTAACCCACCGAGGCAATCGTTTCAAACAATCGCTCCGCCGCCGCGCGGACGAACCAGCCCAACTAGCCCGAAGCGCCA harbors:
- a CDS encoding DUF2089 family protein, which produces MPGEIRPLSNECPYCGTAMAVTQMSCSHCRVSVEAEFPMSRLADLPVEHQRFIEMFVLAGGNLKEIAEQVGVSYPTVRSRLDKVIEMLRGAISKTQRVEGSVLDAVEPGGAGAAEAARIIKRI
- a CDS encoding class I SAM-dependent methyltransferase, which produces MDYSKNTVNSRNPVKRWLHRSRLEASVKLLRLGPRSRVLDYGCGSGELSRRISKRFPQTQIVAFDPADDLFSQARHRLADCPNVLVTRELDMLPGTFDRVACLEVLEHLPPVELEAALLDIRVALAADGLCLFTFPIEHGAMSLAKNVYRITTGGDPYPSLSSTARAFFGLPVPRQASANLNDCRYIYSHLGFDCRAMLATIGNVFAIEDVHVLPLGTVTLGMGNGLAVVARPRQES
- a CDS encoding polyprenol monophosphomannose synthase, which gives rise to MTRTLVVVTTYNERENLPSLVDEVFAHAPQVDLLVVDDNSPDGTGAWVRERATGEPRLKLLARPGKQGQGSAVVAGLRYSIEHGYDAVVSMDADFSHHPRYIRDLLAGLEGDAAADVVIGSRYVPGGGVEGWPLRRRLMSRAVNVYTRLMLGLRARDCSGGFRAYRVARLAQLDFSQIISTGYSFHEEFLWRVKRLGCRIAETPIVFVDRVKGHSKINMHEARTAVRVIFKLGLQNRFGRKPDCDRSRRGD
- a CDS encoding platelet-activating factor acetylhydrolase IB subunit, which codes for MRHLSHVICLLGLVSMTPAAARAADNQPATVVPVPRDGGWMQRQELINSRAKPGEVDVIFLGDSITQAWEGPGKEAWAKYYGDRKAMNAGIGGDRTQHVLWRLDNGNIAGITPKLAVIMIGTNNSGTDSPEDIAAGIKAIVAKLRDKLPQTKILLLGIFPRGADPNDDKRKVNIKANELAKTVADDKNVFYLDIGPKFLAADGTLSKEIMPDLLHLSPQGYEIWASSIEPAVCELLGDKPHGK
- a CDS encoding FAD binding domain-containing protein; the protein is MKPFEYAAPTDATGVLELLDDDAEATALLAGGTDLVPLMAKMIVTPRRVVNITEVASLRGISADSQGVSIGATTTLDELFDSPELDQFPSIRQAIDGINSDTLRAQGTIGGELLQRPQCWYFRGGHGLLAESGKRIVEGDSRYHAIFGNAGPAKFVSPSRIAPALIALGAQVRIIGPSDQEQATIPVEALFRTPRDGRQREHVIGPNQLLTHILLPARGLANATYEVRQSAGPDFPLVGAAASLRIDNGVVRDATIVLGQVAPTPWVSYAAAQAIIGQPVDFDTASAAGEAAIEAATPLADNAYKVRLASVAVRRAILRAAGLETGGIEI
- a CDS encoding tetratricopeptide repeat protein yields the protein MSANDPSRSKHSGNTSREEAQLDRAIERADALLFKSLKGDERRRRRNSVLFIMGGAIMVAGICTMAAVLLTAFPQNAAQGNAAPAAGAAEQDLLTTAVAAANDPVRAAQLSQEGWQAWQRQQYEPAIAKFNEAVQLDPKNTGAWNGLGWASFNSGKFAPAAEAFKKCVEIDPRHGAALNGLGQIALAERKYDEAEKYLKKAAAVPEASAAWYGLARIYLLQGKYDEAATWARKVVGSGDEDGSGQRMLAAAKAKKVPDDLRQMLEPPARGNDLARGWQLLNSGRRDEAKGVFESILAQKSDDAAALNGMGWLYFFGGDAKAARPYFEKALAAEPLAGGAMNGLARSLKAEGDLDGAIKIWQQMVDKVPPPHDGPMFLADAYMEKEEYGKAVPFLEKLAAAEPTNKQLQDKLGRARELAKAK
- a CDS encoding xanthine dehydrogenase family protein molybdopterin-binding subunit; translated protein: MAKKYSWPKQGTTAILGKPTDRIDGMAKATGAAKYAYDIVLDKMLLARVLGSPNAHCKIKSIDFSAAEKIPGVVKCMAMKEPGNEVRWQGDPIAAVAGESEGAVAEGLKAIKVEVEPLDVFVKDNDLAAAEAAGRTGKVAKNVQLEKEAGDDDDEDEFAEKEIERLLNESAVVVEGHYGIDVITHMCLEPHGATVQWEGDKLIAYLSTQNVSGTAGQFASPLGVTAGDVTVICDFIGGGFGSKFQVDNFNVTAAKIAKETGRPVKLMLDRDIELKTAGCRPSGYIDVRVGADKDGVVKVWDSQHWGTFGATAGGVDQGVIPYVFNPKNRRRRATPIITNASPSRAWRAPNHPQACAMSQTAYDDIAAKLGLNSYDVFLRNLPSVSNEKQDVYKAQMEIAAKLIGWKDKWHPHGKGPKKGSVVSGLGMAIHTWGGGGQPSNTLITIHPDGGVEATLGSQDLGTGTRTAIGIITAETFGLPLAAVKVNIGSSKYPPSAASGGSVTIASVSESTRRAAQDALAKIFELAAKKLETEPDNLEAKDGRILVKADAKKSLSWKEACSLLGMMPLEVKGEFKRRDDQGLSSSQVGGVQMAEVEVDRDTGVVRMKKFVLVQDMGLVINPKCAKSQMYGAAIMGIAYALFEQRILDPTSGAFLNAEIADYKLPRLGDIGEIVVEIYEPDSEYSRGVVGLGEPPVISPGATISNAVCNALGVRVPVLPLTPKRVLEALERARKA
- a CDS encoding MFS transporter gives rise to the protein MDSRNSDPARDGATYDLAFWLTYVANLSIMIGHSLLFRYADVVFFLGGSELLLGTIVGVGMIGSLAMRLAQGVGIDRYGPRKMWIVSGLMFVTSCLGHLLVTSAESPLIFLLRILYACAFAGFFGASITFISARAPVSRLAEMVGMLGTSGFLAMVLGTWLGDVMLGGAPMTWGRLQLMFVVCAALGTINVVLAVFATRHDSFQRRSRHVSAWSLLRRYHPGAVLLVSAATGFGLGLPGTFLRPYAESLNIPGIALFFAVYAPTAFAARFMSRRLPARLGNRRVLYLGLAFMVTGMLLFTLASNQWLLCVPAAALGVAHALLFPSVIAEGTAAFPARNRGLATTLVLTFFDLGTLVGSPIAGGIVSYAPRVGLPEFGSMFVAVAAMIGTSTIVYALSRDKAISVAPRPTAALAALGKSRG